Proteins encoded in a region of the Pseudothermotoga elfii DSM 9442 = NBRC 107921 genome:
- a CDS encoding GntR family transcriptional regulator codes for MWFTLDFSSHVPVYKQIKEKIKGLINANILKKGEFVPSIRNLAEDLGVNINTVARAYRELTIEGVLEPVRGEGYIVRKLNRDEFTKQILSKLELQIESCKKAGISFEELYNLLERIYWRDKNDPES; via the coding sequence ATGTGGTTCACCTTAGATTTTTCTTCACATGTTCCTGTTTACAAGCAAATAAAAGAGAAGATAAAGGGCTTGATTAACGCAAATATTCTTAAAAAAGGTGAATTTGTGCCTTCTATCAGAAATCTTGCCGAGGATTTAGGTGTGAACATAAATACAGTCGCCCGGGCATACAGGGAGCTGACTATAGAAGGGGTCCTTGAGCCGGTTAGGGGTGAAGGCTATATAGTTCGAAAACTAAACAGAGATGAGTTCACAAAACAAATTCTTTCCAAACTGGAGCTTCAAATAGAATCATGCAAAAAAGCAGGAATTTCTTTTGAAGAACTTTACAATCTGTTAGAGAGAATCTACTGGAGGGATAAAAATGATCCTGAAAGTTGA
- a CDS encoding ABC transporter ATP-binding protein, with protein sequence MILKVENLRKSYNSKIAVNDVSFEIEKGQIFALLGPNGAGKTTTIKCILGLRKPDSGKILLHGSYAYLPEEKELYRYLTVKKTVQITSQITDNFSSQKALNFLEEFQIPLDEKISNLSHGMMTQTYISLIFAQDADIYFMDEPTWGLDPIMRNRILELIRQLSYEGKTIFYTSHILAEVEKLADTIAIMVNGKIIELDEIDNIKDKYVVCITPKGKNPGGFLYKSTDRENIYIVRKEKAEGVVEPATFDMIFEAIVKGAK encoded by the coding sequence ATGATCCTGAAAGTTGAAAATTTGAGGAAATCTTATAATTCAAAAATAGCTGTGAATGATGTTTCTTTCGAAATCGAAAAAGGGCAGATTTTTGCATTGCTTGGCCCAAACGGTGCAGGAAAAACCACAACAATAAAATGCATCCTTGGATTGAGAAAGCCTGATTCGGGAAAAATTTTGCTGCATGGCAGTTATGCATATTTGCCGGAAGAAAAGGAACTTTACAGATATCTCACTGTGAAAAAAACAGTACAGATAACTTCTCAAATTACAGATAATTTTTCTTCACAGAAGGCGCTCAATTTTCTCGAAGAATTTCAAATACCACTGGATGAGAAAATTTCTAATTTATCGCATGGCATGATGACACAGACTTACATTTCTCTTATATTTGCTCAAGATGCTGATATATATTTCATGGACGAACCAACGTGGGGGCTTGACCCAATAATGAGAAACAGGATACTCGAACTGATAAGACAGCTTTCCTACGAAGGAAAGACAATTTTTTACACCAGCCATATTCTCGCGGAAGTCGAAAAACTCGCAGATACCATAGCAATAATGGTTAATGGAAAGATAATCGAACTTGACGAAATTGACAATATAAAAGATAAGTATGTGGTATGTATTACGCCAAAAGGCAAAAACCCGGGAGGTTTCCTTTACAAAAGTACCGACAGAGAAAATATTTACATAGTGAGAAAAGAAAAAGCCGAGGGAGTTGTCGAACCAGCAACATTCGACATGATCTTTGAAGCTATTGTAAAGGGGGCGAAATGA